The proteins below come from a single Roseiflexus sp. RS-1 genomic window:
- a CDS encoding LysE family translocator: MIIDDIPLFVRAMLIGLSIAAPVGPVSLLCIRRTLADGFAAGLASGMGAATADAVYGIVAGFGLTFVTVLLTGGEFWLRLIGGLYLFATGVATFLARPTGHATSVNRRHLSGAWASTFVLTLTNPATILAFAAMFGGVGLTYQAHASDPAVIVVVLVSGIFTGSAIWWMLLCMSVSRLRTRLDQRATVWINRVSGVAIAAIGALAIGSLSGSG, encoded by the coding sequence GTGATCATTGATGACATACCTCTGTTTGTGCGCGCTATGCTTATCGGTCTCAGCATCGCTGCACCTGTCGGACCTGTCAGTCTGCTGTGCATCCGCCGCACGCTGGCAGACGGATTTGCTGCCGGTCTGGCGTCGGGAATGGGCGCTGCAACTGCGGATGCCGTCTATGGAATTGTTGCCGGGTTTGGGCTGACCTTCGTCACGGTATTGCTGACCGGCGGAGAGTTCTGGTTGCGCTTGATCGGCGGTTTGTATCTCTTCGCTACCGGCGTCGCAACGTTTCTTGCTCGACCAACCGGGCATGCTACGTCGGTCAACCGTCGTCATCTGTCTGGCGCATGGGCATCGACGTTTGTGCTCACGCTGACCAATCCGGCGACCATTCTGGCGTTCGCTGCGATGTTTGGCGGTGTGGGACTGACATACCAGGCGCACGCCAGCGATCCTGCTGTCATCGTTGTGGTTCTGGTGTCAGGAATCTTCACCGGCTCGGCGATCTGGTGGATGCTTCTGTGCATGAGTGTGAGCCGGTTGCGCACGCGACTCGATCAACGCGCCACGGTCTGGATCAATCGTGTGTCGGGTGTTGCCATCGCCGCGATCGGCGCCCTGGCGATTGGCAGTCTGTCAGGATCAGGGTAG
- a CDS encoding trans-sulfuration enzyme family protein, which produces MHLETISIHAGQEIDPTTGSVIPPIYLTTTFERAPDGSFPHGYIYTRNGNPNRAMLETCLATLEGGATCVAFSSGLAAAMSIFQALRPGDHVVAPDDAYHGVTRLLRDIMAPWGLEYTRVDMRDPQNVAAALRPNTRLVWIETPSNPLLKIADIAAIASIAHQAGALCAVDNTWATPVQQRPLELGADMVMHATTKYIGGHSDVLGGVVVFRENDAFAERVRFLQINGGAVPSPFDCWLTLRGIQTLTYRVRAHAASAMRVARFLATHPRIERVHYPGLETHPGHAVAARQMRGFGGMISIEVQGGEAAAMAVAARVRIITRATSLGGVESLIEHRASVEGPESVTPPNLLRISVGLEHPDDLIADLAQALEVDDVSPQR; this is translated from the coding sequence GTGCATCTCGAAACAATCTCCATCCATGCCGGGCAGGAGATCGATCCGACAACCGGATCGGTCATCCCGCCGATCTACCTGACAACGACCTTTGAACGCGCGCCCGACGGGAGTTTTCCGCACGGGTACATCTACACGCGCAATGGCAACCCCAATCGCGCGATGCTCGAAACCTGCCTGGCGACGCTCGAGGGCGGCGCAACCTGCGTGGCGTTCAGTTCGGGGCTTGCGGCGGCAATGAGCATCTTTCAGGCGTTGCGTCCCGGTGACCACGTCGTTGCGCCCGACGATGCCTACCACGGGGTGACGCGATTGCTGCGCGACATCATGGCGCCGTGGGGTCTGGAGTATACCCGCGTCGATATGCGCGATCCGCAGAACGTTGCGGCTGCGCTGCGCCCGAATACGCGCCTGGTCTGGATCGAAACCCCTTCCAACCCGCTGCTCAAAATTGCCGATATTGCTGCGATTGCGAGCATTGCCCATCAGGCAGGCGCGCTATGTGCGGTCGATAATACCTGGGCGACGCCGGTGCAGCAGCGTCCGCTCGAACTCGGCGCGGATATGGTGATGCACGCAACAACCAAATATATCGGCGGGCACAGTGATGTGCTCGGCGGCGTGGTCGTTTTCCGCGAGAACGATGCGTTTGCGGAACGGGTGCGTTTCTTGCAGATCAACGGCGGGGCGGTTCCGTCACCGTTCGACTGCTGGTTGACGCTGCGCGGCATTCAGACGCTGACGTACCGGGTGCGCGCTCACGCTGCCAGTGCGATGCGGGTCGCCCGTTTCCTGGCAACCCATCCGCGTATCGAACGTGTCCACTATCCGGGGCTGGAAACCCATCCCGGTCACGCGGTCGCCGCCCGGCAGATGCGCGGTTTTGGCGGCATGATCTCGATTGAGGTTCAGGGTGGCGAGGCGGCGGCAATGGCGGTCGCGGCACGGGTACGGATTATCACCCGCGCCACCAGTCTGGGCGGCGTCGAAAGCCTGATCGAACATCGCGCATCGGTTGAAGGACCGGAGAGCGTCACCCCGCCCAACCTGCTGCGTATCTCGGTCGGTCTCGAGCATCCTGATGACCTGATCGCCGACCTGGCGCAGGCGCTGGAGGTTGATGACGTTTCGCCGCAGCGGTGA
- a CDS encoding LeuD/DmdB family oxidoreductase small subunit yields MARIWRFGANVNTDQIVPGRYAPYMLKSEEELRNYPFIEARPEFASTVRPGDLIIAGPNFGCGSSREYAPLALKMVGIGAIIAPLFARIFYRNALNLGIPLFEADLTGQLEDGQEVEFNVETGVIIADGRTIQLPPPPEWMREVWREGGIVPFYRKYRRFPGAVTV; encoded by the coding sequence ATGGCTCGAATCTGGCGTTTTGGCGCGAATGTCAATACCGATCAGATCGTTCCCGGTCGTTATGCGCCCTATATGCTGAAGAGCGAGGAAGAACTGCGCAACTATCCGTTCATCGAGGCGCGCCCGGAGTTTGCTTCGACCGTGCGTCCCGGCGACCTGATCATTGCCGGTCCGAACTTCGGGTGCGGCTCATCGCGCGAATACGCGCCGCTGGCGCTCAAGATGGTCGGCATCGGGGCGATTATCGCGCCGCTGTTTGCGCGCATTTTCTACCGCAATGCGCTCAACCTGGGCATTCCGCTGTTCGAGGCGGATCTGACCGGTCAACTGGAGGATGGGCAGGAGGTTGAATTCAATGTCGAGACCGGCGTTATCATTGCCGATGGGCGCACCATTCAGTTGCCGCCGCCGCCCGAATGGATGCGCGAGGTCTGGCGCGAGGGCGGCATCGTTCCGTTCTACCGCAAGTATCGACGCTTCCCCGGAGCCGTGACGGTATGA
- a CDS encoding isocitrate/isopropylmalate dehydrogenase family protein — MSAAPYTILVIPGDGIGREVIPAAVAVLRATGLPFHFENADAGWECFQRQGEALPSATLTAARAADAILFGAVASPGYPVAGYRSPIVRLRRELDLYANIRPVFDDLPENGSNPRRRKVDLVVVRENTEDVYAGRERVEDDGATAIAERVITRRASARIMRVACDLARARRSARNGSDAPPGRVTVVHKANVLRETCGLFRSVALEVAQAYPDLQIDEMLVDTCALQLATRPERFDVIVTTNLFGDILSDVACAWGGGLGLAPSANLGERHALFEPVHGAAPDIAGKGIANPLAAIGCTALLLDHLAGRAPADLASAMRGWSARIQRAIRHVRAAGPHTPDLGGSAVTTDITNAVLSHMLTT; from the coding sequence ATGAGTGCAGCGCCGTACACCATTCTGGTCATCCCCGGCGACGGCATCGGGCGTGAAGTGATCCCGGCGGCGGTCGCAGTCTTGCGCGCTACCGGCTTGCCCTTCCACTTCGAGAACGCCGACGCCGGGTGGGAATGTTTCCAGCGCCAGGGGGAGGCGCTTCCCTCCGCTACGCTCACTGCTGCGCGCGCCGCAGACGCGATCCTGTTCGGCGCCGTCGCCTCGCCCGGCTACCCGGTCGCCGGGTATCGCAGCCCGATTGTCCGGTTGCGCCGCGAACTCGACCTGTACGCCAATATCCGCCCGGTTTTCGACGATCTGCCGGAGAACGGCAGCAACCCCCGGCGGCGGAAGGTCGATCTCGTCGTGGTGCGCGAGAACACGGAAGATGTGTACGCCGGACGCGAACGGGTCGAGGATGATGGGGCGACTGCGATCGCCGAGCGTGTCATCACCCGGCGCGCCAGCGCGCGCATCATGCGCGTCGCCTGCGACCTCGCGCGCGCCCGGCGCAGTGCGCGCAACGGATCAGACGCGCCGCCGGGCAGGGTCACCGTCGTTCACAAAGCGAATGTGTTGCGCGAAACGTGCGGACTGTTCCGCTCCGTCGCGCTGGAGGTCGCACAGGCATACCCCGATCTCCAGATCGATGAGATGCTGGTCGATACCTGCGCACTCCAGCTCGCCACCCGCCCCGAACGGTTCGATGTTATCGTCACCACCAACCTGTTCGGCGATATTCTGTCGGACGTTGCGTGCGCCTGGGGCGGCGGGTTGGGTCTGGCGCCGTCGGCGAACCTGGGTGAACGGCATGCCCTGTTCGAGCCAGTGCACGGCGCAGCGCCCGACATTGCCGGGAAAGGGATTGCCAATCCGCTGGCGGCGATTGGATGCACCGCGCTGCTTCTTGACCATCTTGCCGGTCGTGCACCGGCAGACCTGGCTTCCGCCATGCGCGGTTGGAGCGCACGCATCCAGCGCGCCATTCGCCACGTGCGCGCTGCCGGTCCACACACGCCCGACCTGGGGGGGAGCGCAGTCACAACCGATATAACCAACGCAGTATTATCCCATATGCTCACCACATAA
- the lysW gene encoding lysine biosynthesis protein LysW, producing the protein MRATCPECEAEITLPEGTVEGEILTCPECAAELEVVSIDPPELALAPEVEEDWGE; encoded by the coding sequence GTGCGTGCCACATGCCCGGAGTGTGAAGCCGAAATCACCCTTCCCGAAGGCACAGTCGAGGGGGAGATCCTCACCTGCCCCGAATGCGCCGCCGAACTGGAAGTCGTCAGTATCGATCCGCCGGAACTGGCGCTCGCGCCGGAAGTTGAAGAGGACTGGGGAGAGTAA
- the lysX gene encoding lysine biosynthesis protein LysX, translating into MRVGVLCSRIRVEEKLLFAELERRGIAYERIDDDDVIFDLNEGRYEYDVVLERSIHHSRALYALKVFNDAGVPTVNTAYVADICGDKFKTTQALIRAGVPTPRTRMAFTPESALRAIEDLGYPVVLKPAIGSWGRLIAKVNDREAAEALLEHKQILGSYHHSIFYIQEYIPKPHRRDIRAFVVGDECICAIYRTSEHWITNTARGGIASVCPVTPALADLCVSAAYAVGGGVVAIDVLEASDGRLLVNEVNYTMEFRNSIAPTGVDIPARIIDYTLAAAKKG; encoded by the coding sequence ATGCGAGTTGGCGTCCTCTGCTCACGCATCCGCGTCGAGGAGAAACTGCTCTTCGCCGAACTGGAACGACGCGGCATCGCCTATGAACGCATCGACGACGATGATGTCATTTTCGATCTCAACGAAGGACGCTACGAGTACGACGTTGTGCTCGAACGGAGCATTCACCATTCACGCGCGCTCTATGCACTGAAGGTCTTCAACGATGCTGGCGTTCCGACGGTCAATACCGCGTATGTCGCCGACATCTGCGGCGACAAGTTCAAGACCACCCAGGCGCTGATCCGCGCTGGCGTGCCGACGCCGCGCACCCGTATGGCGTTTACGCCGGAATCGGCGCTGCGCGCTATCGAAGACCTTGGCTATCCGGTCGTGCTCAAACCTGCGATTGGATCCTGGGGGCGCCTGATCGCCAAGGTCAACGACCGTGAAGCGGCAGAAGCATTGCTCGAACACAAACAGATCCTCGGCTCATACCATCATTCGATCTTCTACATTCAGGAGTACATTCCCAAACCACACCGACGCGACATCCGCGCCTTTGTCGTCGGCGACGAGTGCATCTGCGCGATCTACCGCACGAGTGAGCACTGGATCACCAACACCGCGCGCGGCGGGATCGCAAGCGTTTGCCCGGTGACGCCAGCGCTGGCAGACCTGTGCGTCAGCGCGGCGTATGCAGTCGGCGGCGGGGTAGTCGCCATCGATGTGCTCGAAGCGTCCGATGGCAGGCTGCTGGTGAACGAAGTGAACTACACCATGGAGTTTCGCAACAGCATCGCGCCAACCGGCGTAGACATCCCGGCGCGGATCATCGATTACACGCTGGCGGCGGCAAAGAAGGGATAA
- the argC gene encoding N-acetyl-gamma-glutamyl-phosphate reductase, which yields MSVRVSIVGGSGYVGGELLRLLLFHPLVTVAQATSERLAGKPITVAHPNLRGIPAAREVQFTSQDRLTPCDVLFLALPHGDAARAIDRFAELAPKIIDCSADFRLRDPALYARWYGETHPAPHWLEQFVYGLPELHRDAIRTARYVSGVGCNATATNLALLPLVRVGLIDPTRDVIVEVKVGSSEGGAQPGESSHHPERSGAVRSFAPVGHRHTAEVVQELGLSRVHLSITSVELVRGALATAHAFASAPVSEKDLWRAFRATYGSEPFVRIVREKQGVYRLPEPKILAGSNYADVGFAVDEETGRIVSICAIDNLMKGAAGTAVQCMNLMCGFEERTGLEFPGLHPI from the coding sequence ATGAGCGTCCGTGTCTCTATCGTCGGCGGCAGCGGCTACGTCGGTGGTGAACTGCTGCGGTTGCTCCTCTTTCATCCGCTGGTAACCGTCGCGCAGGCAACCTCCGAGCGTCTGGCGGGCAAGCCGATCACTGTCGCCCATCCGAACCTGCGTGGCATTCCCGCAGCGCGCGAGGTGCAGTTTACCTCGCAGGATCGACTGACGCCGTGCGATGTCCTGTTTCTGGCGCTGCCGCACGGCGACGCTGCCCGCGCTATCGACCGCTTTGCAGAACTTGCGCCGAAGATTATCGACTGCTCCGCCGATTTTCGTCTGCGCGATCCGGCGTTGTACGCCCGCTGGTACGGCGAAACGCATCCAGCGCCGCACTGGCTGGAGCAGTTCGTGTACGGTCTGCCGGAACTGCACCGTGACGCTATCCGCACTGCCAGGTACGTCAGCGGTGTCGGATGCAACGCGACCGCAACCAACCTGGCGTTGCTGCCGCTGGTGCGCGTCGGACTGATCGACCCCACGCGCGATGTGATTGTCGAGGTGAAAGTCGGCTCGTCGGAGGGTGGTGCGCAACCTGGCGAATCATCGCACCACCCGGAGCGGAGCGGGGCGGTGCGCTCGTTTGCGCCCGTCGGTCACCGGCATACTGCCGAGGTCGTGCAGGAACTCGGGCTATCGCGAGTTCACCTGTCGATCACGAGCGTCGAGTTGGTGCGTGGTGCGCTTGCCACTGCGCACGCATTCGCCAGCGCTCCGGTGAGCGAAAAAGATCTGTGGCGCGCATTCCGCGCTACGTATGGCAGTGAGCCGTTCGTGCGCATTGTACGTGAAAAGCAGGGGGTGTACCGCCTGCCGGAACCGAAAATCCTGGCGGGAAGCAACTATGCCGATGTCGGGTTCGCCGTCGATGAAGAGACCGGACGGATCGTATCGATCTGCGCCATCGACAATCTGATGAAAGGCGCAGCCGGAACCGCTGTGCAATGTATGAACCTGATGTGCGGCTTCGAGGAGCGTACCGGTCTGGAGTTTCCTGGATTACATCCGATTTAG
- a CDS encoding pyruvate carboxyltransferase → MSPIPEFLRSENPAQPRYHEAVELFALFDYLKAMRWGVFSIRESLQAVGECRDGTLQGFHLTVDEAWEAVRGMDSLGVGVIELPAFPANPPGQAFNRRLLERAEAHRLTTTFAAHARCVATDIRTAAETGFRRLHLYIGVSPIKQATVRANATQLADRAFDAIHLARELGFDCVRISTEDAYRTPLDDYRAFYERLQDRLIRHNLHVDGIGIPDTVGVGTIDDLGDRIAILQHIGIRFAFLECHIHNDIGHADRLYVDTLILCMRLGIMMLPDFSILGIGERNGTIGLSSLIEAIYRRLLLLYPRSMPAIRQAVREKLGVLPDGELFVNRYRDLDSFFYRILARSGFVFDRSPFSSNTEYDGSGVHADTTLRAFRLALENGYEGQRAIDLGNSAYAGALPPYDMPLRTPVLACFGCGKSNVRFWREREHLVLRHPDDIRLRIAPYADDLAEESLHIPTDEATADELAARLIRCASVREGGINHHQAMEIVRLFYRPKEACA, encoded by the coding sequence ATGTCACCAATACCAGAGTTCTTGCGCAGCGAAAACCCGGCGCAGCCGCGGTACCACGAAGCGGTTGAACTGTTTGCCCTGTTCGACTACCTGAAAGCCATGCGCTGGGGGGTCTTCAGCATCCGCGAGTCCCTCCAGGCGGTCGGCGAATGCCGCGACGGGACGCTCCAGGGATTTCATCTGACCGTCGATGAAGCATGGGAAGCCGTGCGCGGCATGGACTCGCTCGGAGTCGGGGTGATCGAACTTCCCGCATTTCCCGCCAACCCGCCGGGACAGGCGTTCAACCGCCGTCTGCTGGAGCGCGCCGAAGCCCATCGCCTGACGACGACCTTCGCCGCGCATGCGCGCTGTGTGGCAACCGACATTCGCACCGCCGCAGAAACCGGCTTTCGCCGTCTCCACCTCTACATCGGCGTCAGCCCGATCAAGCAGGCAACGGTGCGCGCAAACGCGACGCAGCTTGCTGATCGCGCCTTCGATGCCATTCATCTGGCGCGCGAACTCGGCTTCGACTGTGTGCGCATCAGCACCGAAGACGCCTACCGCACGCCGCTGGACGACTACCGCGCCTTCTATGAGCGCTTGCAGGATCGCCTGATCCGTCACAACCTGCACGTCGATGGCATTGGCATCCCCGACACCGTCGGCGTTGGCACGATTGACGATCTCGGTGACCGGATCGCCATTCTGCAGCATATCGGCATCCGGTTTGCCTTTCTCGAATGTCACATCCACAACGACATCGGGCACGCTGATCGGTTATACGTCGATACGCTGATCCTCTGCATGCGACTGGGCATCATGATGCTCCCTGATTTCTCGATCCTGGGGATTGGCGAACGCAACGGGACGATCGGTCTCAGTTCGCTGATCGAAGCCATCTACCGGCGATTGTTGCTCCTCTACCCGCGGTCGATGCCCGCCATCCGTCAGGCAGTGCGCGAGAAGCTTGGTGTGCTGCCCGACGGTGAACTGTTCGTCAACCGCTACCGTGACCTCGATTCATTCTTCTACCGGATTCTGGCGCGCAGCGGCTTTGTGTTCGACCGGAGTCCGTTTTCATCGAACACCGAGTACGATGGTTCCGGCGTCCACGCCGACACCACCCTGCGCGCATTTCGCCTGGCGCTGGAGAACGGCTACGAAGGGCAGCGGGCGATTGATCTCGGCAACAGCGCCTACGCCGGGGCGCTGCCGCCCTACGACATGCCGCTGCGCACGCCAGTGCTCGCCTGCTTCGGCTGCGGCAAGAGCAACGTGCGCTTCTGGCGCGAACGGGAACACCTGGTCCTGCGTCATCCCGATGACATTCGCCTCAGAATTGCGCCCTACGCCGATGATCTTGCCGAAGAGAGCCTGCATATTCCAACCGACGAGGCAACCGCCGATGAACTCGCTGCACGGTTGATTCGCTGCGCCAGTGTGCGCGAAGGCGGGATCAACCATCACCAGGCAATGGAGATCGTCCGACTCTTCTACCGTCCAAAGGAGGCATGCGCATGA
- a CDS encoding [LysW]-aminoadipate kinase, with translation MIVVKVGGGASIAYDPLCDDLATLTRAGQRFVLVHGGSHETNTLAERLGHPPRFVTSPSGYTSRYTDRVTLELFLMATAGKVNKLIVERLQHMGVNAIGLSGLDGRILQGQRKAVIRIIEDGKQKVLRDDWTGTVEQVNTDLLRLLLDAGLLPVIAPIAVSTIGEALNVDGDRAAAAIAAALGADTLVLLTNVPGLLRAFPDERTLVRHIPRADVEAYLPLAQGRMKKKILGASEALNQGVGRVILGDARVSEPVSRALAGEGTVIA, from the coding sequence ATGATTGTCGTCAAAGTCGGCGGCGGCGCCAGCATCGCCTATGATCCGCTCTGCGACGACCTGGCGACACTGACACGCGCCGGTCAGCGTTTCGTGCTGGTGCATGGCGGCTCCCATGAAACCAACACCCTTGCCGAACGGCTCGGACATCCACCCCGCTTCGTGACATCACCCTCCGGGTACACCAGTCGCTACACCGACCGTGTGACCCTGGAACTCTTTCTGATGGCGACCGCCGGCAAAGTCAACAAACTGATCGTTGAGCGTCTCCAGCATATGGGAGTGAACGCCATCGGTCTCTCCGGTCTCGACGGGCGCATCCTTCAGGGGCAGCGCAAGGCGGTCATTCGCATCATCGAAGATGGCAAACAGAAAGTTCTGCGCGACGACTGGACCGGGACGGTTGAACAGGTCAACACCGACCTGCTGCGTCTGCTGCTGGACGCCGGACTGTTGCCGGTCATTGCGCCGATTGCCGTCAGCACCATCGGCGAAGCGCTCAATGTTGACGGCGACCGCGCGGCGGCAGCGATTGCGGCTGCGCTTGGCGCCGACACGCTTGTGCTGCTGACCAACGTTCCTGGTCTGCTGCGCGCATTTCCCGACGAACGCACCCTTGTGCGGCACATTCCGCGCGCCGATGTCGAAGCGTACCTGCCGCTGGCGCAGGGGCGGATGAAGAAGAAAATCCTGGGCGCGTCCGAAGCGCTCAACCAGGGCGTGGGGCGGGTCATCCTCGGTGACGCGCGCGTATCCGAACCGGTCTCGCGCGCGCTTGCCGGCGAAGGCACGGTCATCGCATGA
- a CDS encoding MFS transporter, with translation MTRWQQTLFILVAAQLVSAVGFGMFFPFLPLYVERLGTNTGFSLEFWAGMVFSGQALTMAISSPIWGSLADRFGRKAMIERAMYGGAVIILLMGFARSAEELALLRAIQGAITGTIAAINALTASLVPRERVGYAMGMLQVGLWAGIAAGPMLGGVVADLLGFRAAFIVTAILLIISGIVVTFGVQERFTPPSQGTRRTGIMSDWRRILVLPGVAAAYTTRFLNWLGPNMLLPVLPLYIATLMHGNEGVSTFTGIIVGLSSAAGTVSALYLGRLGDRIGHRRVLLAGTAVAALGFIPQAFVTTGWQLLMLQALTGAATGGMNPALSALLARYTGSGDEGAVFGIDNSVNSAARAAAPLLGAALAAWFGLPSIFLVTALVLLGAAALTFRCLPERIAVASPATPAVQS, from the coding sequence ATGACACGCTGGCAGCAGACGCTCTTCATCCTGGTTGCCGCCCAACTGGTATCAGCCGTCGGCTTCGGTATGTTCTTCCCGTTCCTGCCGTTGTATGTCGAGCGCCTCGGTACGAACACCGGCTTCAGCCTCGAATTCTGGGCGGGGATGGTTTTTTCGGGGCAGGCGCTCACCATGGCGATCAGTTCACCGATCTGGGGATCGCTGGCGGATCGCTTCGGGCGCAAAGCGATGATCGAGCGTGCCATGTACGGTGGCGCTGTGATTATCTTGCTGATGGGTTTTGCCCGTTCGGCGGAAGAACTGGCGCTGTTGCGCGCCATCCAGGGCGCTATCACCGGAACCATTGCGGCGATCAATGCGCTCACCGCCTCGCTCGTGCCACGTGAACGGGTCGGGTACGCCATGGGGATGCTTCAGGTCGGGTTATGGGCAGGGATCGCTGCCGGTCCTATGCTTGGCGGCGTTGTCGCCGACCTGCTCGGCTTTCGTGCAGCATTCATCGTCACCGCGATCCTGTTGATCATATCGGGCATTGTTGTCACCTTCGGCGTGCAGGAGCGCTTCACACCGCCGTCGCAGGGAACGCGCAGAACCGGGATTATGAGTGATTGGCGGCGCATTCTGGTGTTGCCAGGTGTTGCCGCCGCATACACCACCCGCTTCCTCAACTGGCTCGGTCCGAACATGCTGCTGCCGGTGCTGCCGCTCTACATTGCCACGCTCATGCACGGCAACGAAGGGGTCAGCACCTTTACCGGCATTATCGTCGGACTCTCCTCGGCGGCAGGAACTGTCAGCGCGCTCTACCTGGGGCGGTTGGGCGACCGTATCGGTCACCGACGGGTGCTGCTGGCGGGAACGGCGGTTGCGGCGCTTGGTTTCATTCCGCAGGCATTCGTAACAACTGGATGGCAACTGCTCATGCTTCAGGCGCTGACCGGCGCAGCGACAGGGGGCATGAATCCGGCGCTCAGCGCACTGCTGGCGCGCTACACCGGCAGCGGCGACGAAGGGGCGGTATTTGGCATCGACAACTCGGTGAACTCCGCTGCGCGCGCCGCCGCGCCCCTGCTTGGCGCTGCTCTCGCCGCCTGGTTCGGGTTGCCGTCGATTTTCCTTGTTACCGCACTTGTCCTGCTGGGCGCGGCGGCGCTGACATTCCGCTGCCTGCCAGAGCGTATCGCCGTAGCGTCGCCAGCGACGCCAGCGGTGCAATCCTGA